In a genomic window of Quercus lobata isolate SW786 chromosome 4, ValleyOak3.0 Primary Assembly, whole genome shotgun sequence:
- the LOC115988120 gene encoding beta-galactosidase 7-like has product MWPDIIQKAKDGGLDAIESYIFWDRHEPQRRKYDFSGNLDFVKFFKLVQDAGLYAVLRIGPYVCAEWTYGGFPLWLHNLPGVQLRTDNEVYKNEMQTFTTKIVNMCKEASLFASQGGPIIIAQIENEYGNIMGPYGAAGKSYIQWCAKMAVSQNIGVPWIMCQQSDAPQPMINTCNGFYCDNFTPNNPKSPKMFTENWTGWFKNWGGKHPFRTAEDVAFSVARFFQTGGVFNNYYMYHGGTNFGRTAGGPYITTSYDYNAPLDEYGNFNQPKWGHLKDLHAALKLGEKILTTGNRTSKQYGNNVYLTTYTNANDGSRFCFLSNSDGSHDANVDLQKDGKYFVPAWSVSILENCNKEVYNTAKVNAQTSVMVKKQVGSSRHHKRLSWVWAPEAIKDTLTGKGRFKADLLLDQKQTTADSSDYLWYMTSVNMNGKSSSLENVTLRVRTQGHVLHAFVNRKFVGSQWGTNGKYSFVLEKPVSLKPGTNIITLLSATVGLANYGSFFDLVPVGIVGGPIELIGANSTWNISTNQWSYKVGLNGEANQLYNPNRAHLRRWKATQNVPVGRLMTWYKTTFKTPSGTDPVVVDLQGMGKGLAWVNGKSIGRYWPSFNADTNGCSDSCDYRGGYFSEKCVTNCGNPTQRWYHVPRSFLKNDGNTLILFEEFGGNPLNVSFQTVTVGTVCGNAYEGHELDLSCQGGQTISEIKFASYGDPQGKCGSFKKGSWEASSSFSVVENACIGRESCSVSVSSATFGTSNLGSVNGRLAVEAVC; this is encoded by the coding sequence ATGTGGCCTGATATTATTCAAAAGGCAAAGGATGGTGGACTTGATGCAATAGAATCATACATCTTCTGGGATCGCCATGAACCTCAGCGTCGCAAGTATGATTTCTCAGGAAATCTAGACTTTGTCAAGTTCTTCAAGCTGGTTCAAGATGCTGGACTCTATGCCGTTCTACGCATTGGTCCTTACGTATGTGCGGAATGGACCTATGGGGGCTTCCCTCTGTGGTTACACAACTTGCCGGGTGTTCAGTTGAGGACAGATAATGAGGTGTACAAGAATGAAATGCAAACATTCACAACCAAGATAGTGAACATGTGCAAAGAAGCAAGTTTGTTTGCTTCACAAGGGGGACCAATCATCATTGCACAGATTGAAAACGAGTATGGGAACATCATGGGTCCTTATGGAGCAGCAGGGAAATCCTACATTCAATGGTGTGCTAAAATGGCCGTATCCCAAAACATTGGCGTCCCCTGGATTATGTGCCAACAATCAGATGCTCCACAACCCATGATCAATACTTGCAATGGtttttattgtgataattttaCACCAAACAATCCTAAGAGTCCAAAAATGTTCACTGAGAATTGGACTGGATGGTTCAAGAATTGGGGTGGCAAACACCCATTCAGAACTGCTGAAGATGTGGCATTCTCAGTTGCACGATTTTTCCAAACCGGTGGAGTTTTCAACAACTATTATATGTACCATGGAGGAACCAACTTTGGACGCACAGCTGGAGGTCCATACATCACAACTTCTTATGATTACAATGCCCCGCTTGATGAATATGGGAATTTCAATCAACCTAAATGGGGGCATCTCAAGGATCTCCATGCTGCCCTCAAATTGGGAGAAAAGATTCTTACTACTGGCAATAGGACTTCCAAGCAATATGGCAACAACGTTTATTTGACCACATACACAAACGCTAACGATGGGAGCAGATTCTGTTTCTTGAGCAATTCAGATGGTTCACATGATGCCAATGTTGACTTGCAAAAAGATGGCAAGTACTTTGTGCCTGCTTGGTCTGTCAGCATTCTTGAAAACTGTAACAAGGAAGTGTACAACACTGCAAAGGTTAATGCCCAAACATCAGTTATGGTTAAGAAACAAGTTGGTAGCAGCCGTCATCATAAACGGCTCTCTTGGGTGTGGGCACCAGAGGCAATAAAAGACACACTAACTGGAAAAGGTAGATTCAAAGCAGATCTACTCCTTGATCAAAAGCAAACAACAGCTGATTCTAGTGACTATTTGTGGTACATGACTAGTGTTAACATGAATGGAAAATCATCTTCTTTGGAGAATGTGACTTTGCGTGTAAGAACCCAAGGTCATGTTCTTCATGCTTTTGTTAATCGAAAGTTCGTTGGTTCTCAATGGGGCACAAATGGTAAATACAGTTTTGTGTTGGAGAAACCTGTATCTCTAAAGCCCGGGACTAACATTATAACTCTACTTAGTGCCACAGTTGGATTGGCAAATTATGGTTCCTTCTTTGATCTTGTGCCGGTTGGTATAGTGGGGGGTCCTATTGAATTGATTGGAGCCAATTCTACTTGGAATATATCAACCAACCAATGGTCTTACAAGGTAGGATTGAATGGTGAGGCCAACCAACTATACAATCCAAATAGGGCCCATCTGAGGAGGTGGAAAGCTACTCAAAATGTTCCTGTAGGGAGACTTATGACATGGTATAAAACCACTTTCAAAACTCCTTCTGGTACAGATCCTGTGGTGGTGGACTTACAAGGTATGGGCAAAGGTCTGGCTTGGGTGAATGGAAAAAGCATTGGACGCTATTGGCCTTCATTCAATGCTGATACCAATGGATGCAGTGATTCATGTGATTACCGTGGAGGGTACTTTTCTGAAAAATGTGTGACAAATTGTGGCAATCCAACCCAAAGGTGGTACCATGTGCCAAGATCATTCCTCAAGAATGACGGAAACACATTGATTTTGTTTGAAGAATTCGGTGGAAATCCTCTGAATGTGTCTTTCCAAACTGTCACGGTTGGAACAGTTTGTGGAAATGCATATGAGGGCCACGAATTGGATCTTTCATGCCAAGGTGGGCAAACCATCTCAGAAATCAAATTTGCAAGTTATGGGGACCCTCAAGGAAAGTGTGGTTCATTCAAGAAAGGTTCTTGGGAGGCTAGCAGTAGTTTCTCTGTGGTGGAAAATGCATGCATTGGGAGGGAAAGTTGTTCTGTCTCTGTGTCATCTGCAACATTCGGAACATCCAACCTTGGCAGTGTCAATGGAAGATTGGCAGTGGAAGCTGTCTGCTAA
- the LOC115988135 gene encoding uncharacterized protein LOC115988135 yields the protein MLFIEIVQQRIGGQTEGKCLNTTAFPVDMRCPTIIMMFNLYPIKKLTTINNAKAIFLMELKEKAFIDISSHIFDTIVDETKTTSRPKLIFPSLLMRIFRKKGVAIPRDISPISTPSAIHKQTFKRISVRLPGEEDEGDEGEGVPMETEAEAAGQASTSTPRRRGKRTRASTSSDIPLDAFQVILDRLDGLREFQTEQSERIAAMQDQLHVLTAKFDSITTHHEQ from the coding sequence ATGCTTTTTATAGAAATTGTACAGCAGAGGATTGGTGGACAGACAGAAGGGAAATGCCTTAATACCAcagcctttccagtggacatgaggtgtcccactattatcatgatgtttaacTTGTATCCtataaagaagttgactacaattaaCAATGCCAAAGCTATTTTTCTGATGGAGCTCAAGGAAAAGGCATTCATTGATATCAGCTCCCACATATTTGatactattgtggatgagactaaaACCACTTCTAGGCCTAAACTGATCTTTCCTAGCCTACTCATGAGGATTTTCAGAAAGAAAGGTGTTGCAATCCCtcgagacatcagtcccatATCTACGCCTTCAGCAATTCACAAGCAAACCTTCAAGAGGATAAGTGTTCGTCTtccaggtgaagaagatgaaggtgatgaaggagagggtgtcccaatggagactgaggcagaGGCAGCAGGTCAAGCATCAACTTCAACACCCAGAAGGAGAGGCaaaaggactagagcatcaacttcttcagatataCCTCTAGATGCATTTCAGGTcatcttggatagacttgatgGGCTCAGAGAGTTCCAGACCGAGCAGTCTGAGAGGATagcagccatgcaggaccaACTTCATGTTCTCACAGCAAAATTTGACAGCATCACCACACATCATGAGCaatga